A region of Granulicella sibirica DNA encodes the following proteins:
- the nrdR gene encoding transcriptional regulator NrdR, with protein MKCPYCGFAQDRVVDSRESKEADSIRRRRECERCQKRFTTYERIDEIPYMVIKKDGRREKFDRQKVLSGLIQSCQKRNVSAAQFESIVDQVEAFVVDSPERERSTSAVGELIMGRLKEIDTVAYIRFASVYRDFKDVREFKAELEELLSGKDTRSKRPQPR; from the coding sequence ATGAAGTGCCCTTACTGTGGATTTGCCCAGGACCGTGTCGTCGACTCCCGCGAGAGCAAGGAAGCCGACTCGATCCGCCGCCGGCGCGAATGCGAGCGATGCCAGAAGCGTTTTACCACCTACGAGCGGATCGATGAGATCCCGTACATGGTCATCAAGAAGGATGGACGGCGGGAGAAGTTCGACCGGCAGAAGGTCCTTTCGGGGCTGATCCAGTCCTGCCAGAAGCGCAATGTTTCAGCCGCGCAGTTTGAGTCGATCGTCGACCAGGTCGAGGCGTTCGTCGTGGACTCACCAGAGCGTGAGCGTTCCACTTCAGCTGTTGGCGAGCTGATCATGGGTCGCCTGAAAGAGATCGATACGGTCGCGTATATTCGGTTCGCCAGCGTCTATCGCGACTTCAAGGATGTGCGCGAATTCAAAGCCGAACTCGAGGAGCTGCTGAGCGGCAAGGATACCCGCAGCAAGCGTCCCCAACCAAGATAA
- a CDS encoding isocitrate/isopropylmalate dehydrogenase family protein, with amino-acid sequence MATTHKITLVPGDGIGPEVTAATVSILEAAAKITGSSFDWHTFDAGADAFAKTGEYIPKALYESIEANKVALKGPVTTPIGGGFSSINVTLRKKFDLYSNFRPVKSLPGIKTNYPNIDLIIFRENTEDLYAGLEVMINPDIAQSLKIITRKGSTRIARSAFEYAKKHGRKKVHAIHKANIMKLSDGLFLKCCKEVAEEYPEITYAEHIVDNTCMQLVMNPYQYDVILTENLYGDILSDLCSGLIGGLGLVPGANLGADCAIFEAVHGSAPDIAGQDKANPTALLQSAILMLHHLDETAAANLVQGALETVYAEGKSLTRDIGGTSGTKAFSEAVIAAMGAK; translated from the coding sequence ATGGCTACCACGCACAAGATCACCCTCGTCCCTGGAGATGGCATCGGTCCGGAAGTGACCGCCGCCACCGTCTCGATCCTCGAAGCAGCCGCGAAGATTACCGGAAGCTCGTTCGACTGGCACACGTTCGATGCGGGTGCCGATGCGTTCGCCAAGACCGGCGAGTACATCCCGAAGGCGCTTTATGAATCGATTGAGGCGAATAAGGTCGCGCTGAAGGGACCCGTGACCACGCCCATCGGCGGTGGCTTCTCCTCGATCAACGTGACGCTGCGCAAGAAGTTTGATCTCTACTCGAACTTCCGCCCGGTGAAGAGCCTCCCCGGGATCAAGACGAACTACCCGAACATTGACCTCATCATCTTCCGTGAGAACACCGAAGACCTATATGCGGGGCTCGAGGTGATGATCAACCCGGACATCGCGCAATCGCTGAAAATCATTACCCGGAAGGGCTCCACGCGGATTGCACGGTCGGCGTTCGAATACGCGAAGAAGCATGGACGCAAGAAGGTGCATGCGATCCACAAGGCGAACATCATGAAGCTGTCCGACGGGCTCTTCCTGAAGTGCTGCAAGGAGGTCGCGGAAGAGTATCCCGAGATCACGTATGCCGAGCACATCGTCGATAACACGTGCATGCAGTTGGTGATGAATCCGTATCAGTACGACGTGATCCTGACGGAGAACCTGTACGGCGATATTCTTTCGGATCTTTGCAGCGGACTGATCGGCGGGCTTGGACTTGTACCGGGCGCGAACCTTGGCGCGGACTGCGCGATCTTCGAGGCGGTGCATGGCTCGGCTCCGGATATCGCGGGACAGGATAAGGCGAACCCGACGGCTCTGCTGCAGTCGGCGATACTGATGCTGCATCATCTTGATGAAACAGCAGCTGCGAATCTCGTCCAGGGTGCGCTCGAGACGGTCTATGCGGAGGGCAAGTCCCTCACGCGCGATATCGGCGGAACGAGTGGGACAAAAGCCTTCAGCGAAGCGGTGATCGCGGCGATGGGCGCCAAGTAG
- a CDS encoding lysylphosphatidylglycerol synthase transmembrane domain-containing protein, with protein MPAASPSSSKRNQRVLIIIVALGLVALVYHFRSRIHFDGPTFVQQVRLASPWHVLTALALILSTYWMRSARWATFISPVRRVPLFSLTGSQFIGFTAVSLFGRLADLTRPYLISKRVELSVSSQVAVYTIERMFDLGAAAVLFSFALAITPRTAPHHEIFVRSGVLALAGTAFLAGFALAIRLAGPALARMVRATIGRVSKPLGEGIAEKILGFREGLYVLSSVRDFAAVSALSMLIWTCVAFSYVEAVHAFPHTPELATLPFSRVMLLMGASMGGSLLQLPIIGWFTQVAVTSAAMYTFYGAPIEAATACGGVLLLNNVLCVIPIGIFYSRLERVSLRAATKESSTLESDKA; from the coding sequence TTGCCTGCAGCTTCACCCTCGTCGTCGAAACGAAACCAGCGCGTTCTGATAATCATTGTGGCTCTCGGCCTCGTCGCCCTGGTCTATCACTTCCGCTCGCGGATCCACTTCGACGGCCCTACGTTCGTGCAGCAAGTGCGGCTGGCGAGCCCATGGCATGTGCTGACCGCACTCGCCCTGATTCTTTCGACCTACTGGATGCGTTCGGCCCGCTGGGCCACATTTATCTCGCCGGTGCGGCGGGTTCCGCTGTTCTCGCTGACGGGGTCGCAGTTCATCGGGTTCACGGCGGTCTCTCTCTTCGGACGCCTGGCCGACCTGACGCGGCCTTACCTGATCAGCAAGCGTGTCGAGCTTTCGGTGTCGTCGCAGGTGGCGGTCTACACGATCGAGAGAATGTTCGATCTTGGCGCGGCTGCGGTGCTGTTTTCGTTCGCGCTTGCGATCACACCGCGCACAGCTCCGCATCACGAGATCTTCGTGCGATCCGGGGTGCTTGCACTCGCCGGGACGGCGTTCCTGGCGGGGTTTGCCCTGGCGATCCGGCTGGCAGGGCCTGCGCTGGCGAGAATGGTGCGGGCGACGATCGGACGCGTCTCAAAACCGCTCGGCGAGGGGATCGCGGAGAAGATCCTCGGGTTCCGTGAGGGTCTGTATGTGCTCTCGTCGGTACGCGACTTTGCCGCCGTTTCGGCGCTCTCCATGCTGATCTGGACGTGTGTCGCGTTTTCTTACGTTGAGGCAGTTCACGCGTTTCCGCACACGCCGGAGCTTGCGACGCTTCCCTTCTCGCGGGTGATGCTCCTGATGGGAGCAAGCATGGGAGGCTCTCTGCTGCAGCTTCCCATCATTGGCTGGTTTACGCAGGTGGCCGTCACGTCGGCGGCCATGTACACGTTCTATGGCGCGCCGATTGAAGCCGCAACGGCGTGTGGCGGCGTCCTCCTGCTGAACAACGTGCTGTGCGTCATTCCCATCGGGATCTTCTACAGCCGGCTGGAACGGGTGAGCCTGCGGGCTGCGACGAAGGAGTCATCGACGTTGGAGTCTGACAAGGCTTAG
- a CDS encoding carboxypeptidase regulatory-like domain-containing protein produces MNRFPVSVVAALLLVFTACKKAPSPASNGPAPTADPVTASEPLNPATLGDVTGTITFKGKAPEALTIDTSMDPACGSPGGSPKAEQYVVNNGKLANVFLYVKNGPVAAMSVGTATDTPAVLDQKGCVYVPHVIAIMRGGSVEFHNDDPTMHNIHTLDATVGNETVDISQGPHGAPQVRSFPQAENMIPVRCNNHPWMNAFINVSPTAFFAVSDPTGHFTLRGLPAGTYTIGAVHEKLGEQTMQITVNAKATATADFAFAAR; encoded by the coding sequence ATGAATCGATTTCCCGTTTCTGTTGTTGCCGCTTTGCTGCTGGTGTTCACGGCTTGCAAGAAGGCTCCTTCTCCCGCCTCGAACGGTCCGGCCCCCACCGCTGATCCGGTTACGGCGTCTGAGCCGCTCAATCCCGCCACGCTCGGAGATGTAACCGGCACGATTACGTTCAAGGGCAAGGCGCCTGAGGCGCTTACGATCGATACGTCGATGGACCCTGCCTGCGGGTCTCCAGGTGGATCTCCGAAGGCGGAGCAGTACGTCGTGAACAACGGCAAGCTGGCAAACGTCTTTCTTTATGTCAAGAACGGTCCGGTCGCGGCCATGAGTGTTGGGACCGCGACAGATACACCTGCTGTGCTCGACCAGAAGGGATGCGTGTACGTCCCGCATGTGATCGCGATCATGCGTGGAGGAAGCGTCGAGTTTCATAACGACGATCCGACGATGCATAACATCCACACTCTGGATGCAACGGTGGGTAATGAGACGGTCGATATCTCGCAGGGTCCGCATGGTGCTCCGCAGGTGAGGTCCTTTCCGCAGGCCGAGAACATGATCCCGGTGCGGTGCAACAACCATCCGTGGATGAACGCGTTTATCAACGTGTCTCCCACGGCCTTCTTTGCTGTGAGCGATCCCACAGGGCACTTCACTCTGCGTGGTCTCCCGGCTGGGACATACACGATCGGCGCGGTGCATGAGAAGCTTGGCGAGCAGACAATGCAGATCACTGTCAACGCGAAAGCCACGGCGACGGCGGACTTTGCGTTCGCGGCCAGGTAG